Proteins encoded within one genomic window of Triticum aestivum cultivar Chinese Spring chromosome 2D, IWGSC CS RefSeq v2.1, whole genome shotgun sequence:
- the LOC123053353 gene encoding glutathione S-transferase TCHQD, producing the protein MQLYHHPYSLDSQKVRIALEEKGIDYTSYHVNPLTGKNMNVTFFRMNPSAKLPVFQNGAHVIFRAIDIIQYIDRLAVHLSGEIQPVNTEVLQWMQKVDGWNPKMFTLTHTPLKCRAFVSKFIRRVLIARMAEAPDLASMYHVKLRDGYETEDRLKDPETMRQSEEELSKLLDDVEAQLNKTKYLAGDEFSPADSMFIPILARIALLDLHEEYISSRPRVLEYHTLVKQRPSYKVVIGKYFNGWKKYHTLFRTSFFLCVRTLFRKY; encoded by the exons ATGCAGCTGTATCACCATCCATATTCACTGGACAGTCAGAAGGTCCGGATAGCCCTGGAAGAGAAGGGTATTGACTACACATCATATCATGTCAATCCACTAACAGGGAAAAACATGAATGTGACCTTCTTCCGAATGAACCCTTCAGCGAAGCTCCCTGTCTTCCAAAATGGCGCTCATGTCATTTTCCGCGCCATCGATATCATTCA GTACATAGACAGACTCGCGGTGCACTTAAGCGGCGAAATCCAGCCTGTGAATACTGAGGTTCTCCAATGGATGCAGAAAGTTGATGGTTGGAATCCTAAGATGTTCACACTAACTCACACCCCACTAAAGTGCCGTGCATTTGTCTCCAAGTTCATACGCCGGGTGCTGATTGCTCGGATGGCTGAAGCCCCAGATTTAGCTAGCATGTACCATGTCAAGCTCCGTGATGGTTATGAGACCGAAGACAGACTGAAGGACCCCGAGACTATGCGGCAAAGTGAGGAAGAGCTGAGCAAACTCCTGGATGATGTTGAGGCACAGCTTAACAAGACCAAATATCTCGCTGGCGATGAATTCTCACCGGCTGATTCGATGTTCATTCCCATTCTTGCACGAATAGCCCTTCTTGATCTGCATGAGGAATACATCAGTAGCAGGCCCAGGGTCCTAGAGTACCACACATTGGTCAAGCAGAGGCCAAGCTACAAGGTTGTAATTGGGAAGTACTTCAACGGGTGGAAGAAGTACCATACTCTCTTCAGGACCTCGTTCTTCCTTTGTGTTCGAACCTTGTTCCGAAAATACTAG
- the LOC123053354 gene encoding acyl-coenzyme A thioesterase 13 codes for MDPEAVRRTLEPTASAADISGSTPYDSFVISGVRLEAAEHGRVLCSFVVTPRIASPQGYLLSGVTATLADQLGSAVFFSSGVGTSGVSLEISVSYVDTAAVGEEIEVEAKLLRAGKSVGVVSVDFRKKRSGKLMAQARHTKYLAVSSRL; via the exons ATGGACCCGGAGGCGGTGCGGAGGACCCTCGAGCCCACCGCTTCCGCCGCGGACATCTCGGGCTCCACCCCTTACGACTCCTTCGTCATCAGCGGCGTCCGCCTCGAGGCCGCCGAGCACGGCCGCGTCCTCTGCTCCTTCGTCGTCACCCCCCGTATCGCC AGCCCCCAAGGGTACCTTCTCAGCGGCGTCACGGCAACGCTCGCCGACCAGTTGGGCTCGGCCGTGTTCTTCTCCAGCGGGGTGGGCACGAGCGGGGTCTCCCTCGAGATCAGCGTGTCCTACGTCGACACGGCCGCCGTCGGG GAAGAAATAGAGGTTGAGGCAAAGCTATTGCGTGCTGGAAAATCAGTCGGTGTTGTCTCTGTTGATTTCAGGAAGAAAAGGAGCGGCAAATTGATGGCTCAGGCGCGTCATACAAAGTACCTTGCTGTTTCTAGCAGATTGTGA
- the LOC123053355 gene encoding uncharacterized protein → MDDFTFPTTAAAAEHAEPLFLHHHHRLLPFPHFASSPLWFPGDGVAVTPVVAVVSRRAVDGMEEQQPASSDSAAGRRSKGERGGEADEGAVVRAASADGEDKMDMLWENFNEELEALRRAGSCPKKTAAACGLDELSDTESEAGERGRGCAPMLRASSRAGGTGQYYRRSGSWVLLMRIFKRLFVVEKTAVSAAHRRR, encoded by the coding sequence ATGGACGACTTCACCTTCCCTACAACGGCCGCCGCGGCAGAGCATGCGGAGCCACTGTTCCTACATCACCACCACCGCCTTCTCCCCTTCCCCCACTTCGCCTCCTCGCCGCTCTGGTTTCCCGGCGACGGCGTCGCCGTTACACCGGTGGTGGCCGTGGTGAGCCGCCGAGCCGTCGACGGCATGGAAGAGCAACAGCCCGCGTCGTCGGACTCGGCCGCCGGACGACGGTCCAAGGGGGAGAGGGGAGGAGAAGCGGATGAAGGGGCGGTCGTGCGCGCTGCCAGCGCGGACGGCGAGGACAAGATGGACATGCTGTGGGAGAACTtcaacgaggagctggaggcgctGCGGCGCGCCGGTTCTTGCccgaagaagacggcggcggcgtgcgggcTGGACGAGCTGTCGGACACGGAGTCGGAGGCGGGGGAGCGCGGGCGCGGGTGCGCACCGATGCTGCGGGCGTCGTCGAGGGCCGGCGGGACGGGGCAGTACTACCGCCGGAGCGGCAGCTGGGTGCTGCTCATGAGGATCTTCAAGAGGCTCTTCGTCGTCGAGAAGACGGCCGTCTCCGCCGCGCATCGGCGCCGCTAG